Proteins from one Phycisphaerae bacterium genomic window:
- a CDS encoding methyl-accepting chemotaxis protein: TTLTALHAVDKGFREAIKAEAEIEEAQQKGTDIFTSQTLAVLKQTQEKLAALREHFAEQSKQAEEALNATADISQWTVTLVSIVAVVAGLAISIFLVRSISLPINRVIAGLRSGAEQVAAASGQVSQSSQQMAEGASEQASSLEETSSSLEEMASMTKKNAENAKQASGMTNEVGSAAEKGGEAIRRMSDAIARIKTSSDQTAKILKTIDEIAFQTNLLALNAAVEAARAGEAGKGFAVVAEEVRNLAQRSAEAAKNTATLIEEAQGNAEHGVSVSSEVENVLKEIIEGVHQVTTLVNDVSSASDQQAQGIDQINTAVAQMDKVTQSNAANAEESASASEELSAQAVELTELVGALVRLVEGAGAGSAQSGDQAARAQPKGKTLAATMDKSKTPKAAACGKSVDGHGDLTEF, from the coding sequence ACGACGCTGACCGCCCTCCACGCGGTGGACAAGGGTTTTCGGGAAGCGATCAAAGCCGAAGCTGAGATCGAAGAAGCCCAGCAGAAGGGCACGGACATCTTCACAAGCCAGACCCTGGCCGTCCTCAAGCAGACTCAGGAGAAGCTTGCGGCCCTGCGGGAGCACTTCGCCGAGCAGAGCAAGCAGGCCGAAGAGGCTCTCAACGCCACCGCCGACATCTCGCAGTGGACGGTGACCCTGGTCTCGATTGTCGCGGTCGTGGCCGGCCTGGCCATCAGCATCTTTCTGGTCCGCTCGATCTCGCTGCCGATCAACCGGGTGATCGCCGGTCTGCGGAGCGGGGCCGAGCAGGTGGCGGCGGCGTCGGGGCAGGTGTCCCAGTCGAGCCAGCAGATGGCTGAAGGCGCCAGCGAGCAGGCATCGAGCCTCGAGGAAACCAGCTCCTCGCTTGAGGAGATGGCCTCGATGACCAAAAAGAACGCCGAGAACGCCAAGCAGGCCAGCGGCATGACCAACGAGGTCGGCTCGGCCGCCGAGAAGGGCGGCGAGGCCATCCGCCGCATGAGCGACGCCATCGCCAGGATCAAGACCTCATCCGACCAGACGGCCAAAATCCTCAAGACGATCGACGAGATCGCGTTCCAGACCAACCTGCTGGCCCTCAACGCCGCGGTCGAAGCCGCGCGGGCCGGCGAGGCGGGCAAGGGCTTTGCCGTGGTCGCTGAGGAGGTGCGAAATCTGGCCCAGCGGTCGGCCGAGGCGGCCAAGAACACCGCCACGCTGATCGAGGAGGCCCAAGGCAACGCCGAACACGGCGTGAGCGTCTCGAGCGAAGTCGAGAACGTGCTTAAGGAGATCATCGAAGGCGTCCATCAGGTCACCACGCTGGTCAATGACGTCTCCTCGGCCTCGGATCAGCAGGCCCAGGGCATCGACCAGATCAACACGGCGGTGGCCCAGATGGACAAAGTCACCCAGTCCAACGCAGCCAACGCCGAGGAGTCGGCCAGCGCCTCCGAGGAACTCTCGGCCCAGGCGGTCGAACTGACCGAACTGGTCGGCGCCCTGGTCCGGCTCGTCGAAGGCGCCGGCGCCGGGTCCGCGCAATCCGGCGACCAAGCCGCCAGGGCCCAGCCGAAGGGCAAGACGCTCGCGGCCACGATGGACAAAAGCAAAACTCCCAAGGCGGCCGCCTGCGGGAAGTCCGTTGACGGTCATGGCGATCTGACGGAGTTCTAG
- a CDS encoding purine-binding chemotaxis protein CheW, with product MDSHTVAATTPVRAEAGKYLTFNLASEVYGLEILKVQEIIGIMQVTRVPCMPDFVRGVINLRGKVIPVVDLRLKFRMSEQQDTEKTCIIVVQVARSTGQITMGIIVDEVSEVMDITGDQIEPAPSFGTNVDTEFILGMGKVGQRVVILLDIEKVLSSTEIELVDTVAEEAGA from the coding sequence ATGGACTCTCACACCGTCGCTGCAACGACCCCGGTCCGGGCTGAGGCGGGCAAGTACCTGACCTTCAACCTGGCCAGTGAGGTCTATGGTCTGGAGATCCTCAAAGTCCAGGAAATCATCGGCATCATGCAGGTCACCCGCGTGCCCTGCATGCCCGACTTCGTCCGCGGGGTGATCAATCTGCGCGGCAAGGTCATTCCGGTGGTGGACCTGAGACTCAAGTTCCGCATGTCCGAGCAGCAGGACACCGAAAAGACCTGCATCATCGTTGTCCAGGTCGCCCGGAGCACCGGCCAGATCACCATGGGCATCATCGTGGATGAGGTCTCTGAGGTGATGGACATCACCGGCGACCAGATCGAGCCGGCCCCCTCCTTCGGCACGAACGTCGATACCGAGTTCATCCTCGGCATGGGAAAGGTGGGTCAGCGGGTGGTCATCCTGCTCGACATCGAGAAGGTGCTCTCGAGCACCGAAATCGAACTGGTGGATACGGTGGCCGAGGAGGCTGGGGCCTGA
- a CDS encoding 6-carboxytetrahydropterin synthase, translated as MIVYRVCKHFEFQAAHVLGKHPGRCRYPHGHGYRVEVVLAAERLDDNDMVCDFGAIKAIVEECLDGWDHAMMINSADTRTVETQAENPRKVVFQDRDPSSEVLARELFEHIVRRLAQPTVENRHGVRYKLNPYAHLEKVRVWETSGAWAEYEAD; from the coding sequence ATGATCGTGTACCGCGTGTGCAAACATTTCGAGTTCCAAGCCGCCCATGTGCTCGGCAAGCACCCGGGCCGATGCCGCTATCCGCACGGCCATGGCTACCGCGTCGAGGTCGTCCTGGCCGCCGAGCGGTTGGATGACAATGACATGGTCTGCGACTTCGGAGCCATTAAGGCCATCGTCGAGGAGTGCCTGGACGGCTGGGACCATGCCATGATGATCAACTCCGCCGATACGCGCACCGTTGAAACGCAGGCCGAAAACCCCCGAAAGGTCGTTTTCCAGGATCGCGACCCCAGCAGCGAGGTCCTGGCCCGTGAGCTCTTCGAGCACATCGTCCGCCGTCTGGCCCAGCCGACGGTGGAGAACCGGCATGGCGTCCGCTATAAGCTCAATCCTTACGCCCATTTGGAGAAAGTGCGGGTCTGGGAAACCTCCGGCGCCTGGGCGGAATACGAGGCGGACTGA